One Leptolyngbya sp. FACHB-261 genomic window carries:
- a CDS encoding energy-coupling factor ABC transporter ATP-binding protein has translation MQTAPAIRVADLCFSWSDQGKLVLDHCSLVVPKGEFWMLLGTNGSGKSTLLRLLSGLAVPQSGMLEAGQPVGFVFQNPDHQLVMPTVGADVAFGLVSEKLSLSETRLRVEEALQAVNLVHLERRPIYALSGGQKQRVAIAGALARHCEVLLLDEPTALLDPDSQRDLVEQVRRLVKTRGLTALWVTHRLNELEFADGAFLLEQGQVVDQGDPLRLRERLA, from the coding sequence ATGCAGACAGCACCAGCGATCAGAGTGGCAGATCTCTGCTTTAGCTGGTCTGACCAGGGGAAATTGGTACTCGACCACTGCTCGCTAGTGGTGCCCAAGGGTGAATTCTGGATGCTTCTGGGCACCAATGGCAGTGGCAAATCCACCTTGCTGCGATTGCTATCTGGGCTGGCCGTTCCCCAATCAGGCATGCTTGAAGCAGGGCAACCGGTCGGTTTTGTTTTTCAAAACCCGGACCATCAGCTTGTGATGCCAACAGTAGGTGCTGATGTAGCCTTTGGTTTAGTCTCGGAGAAACTGAGCTTGAGTGAAACGCGGCTGCGGGTCGAGGAAGCGCTGCAGGCGGTTAACCTAGTGCATTTGGAGCGTCGGCCGATCTATGCACTCAGTGGTGGTCAGAAGCAGCGGGTCGCAATTGCGGGAGCACTCGCCCGTCACTGTGAGGTTTTGTTGCTGGATGAACCTACAGCATTGCTCGATCCAGATTCCCAACGAGATTTAGTGGAGCAGGTGCGACGGTTGGTCAAAACCCGTGGCCTTACCGCTCTGTGGGTAACGCACCGCCTAAATGAACTGGAGTTCGCAGACGGAGCTTTTCTGTTAGAGCAGGGACAGGTTGTGGATCAGGGTGATCCTCTGCGTTTACGGGAACGCTTAGCTTGA